A genomic segment from Quadrisphaera sp. RL12-1S encodes:
- a CDS encoding glycoside hydrolase family 127 protein, translating to MATTTTASTTAPTRAVTTAGPARPTPGATPLQPVAPGAARITGGYWADRQRANRDNAIPSGRERLESAGNLTNLRIAAGTAPEGARVTGPIFMDSDVYKWLEAAAWEHGREPSEQLLGWIRELTAVVAAAQAEDGYLDSVVQEQDGSLMRRGRYAELPWSHEMYCAGHLFQAAVAVVRATGERGLLDVAVKLADHLDATFGDGEGQVRDIDGHPVVEMGLVELFRETGERRYLELARWMVEARGTGIIEGHGKESTYFSDRVRVREATTVEGHAVRAVYLTAGAADVAAETGDAELLAALERQFAHMWATKTYITGGLGSRWDWEAFGDPYELPSDRAYAETCAAIGGVQWAWRMLLATGEARYADAAERMLHNGFPAGVSLSGDEYFYVNPLQFRDSSHPFENRSPAHGRRGWFDCACCPPNIMRTLSSLDGYLATTGAVDGTAGVQLHLFAPSSLTAEVDGVGAVRLAVETGYPWDGGVRVRVEEVGQGEPADGAEWTLSVRVPAWAAGATARVGDDELAPQPGSYLRVTRAWAAGDVLQLDLPLDVRLSRADRRVDDARGAVALERGPLVYALEQVDQPDGVLVDDVVVDASAPVGAERRDDLLGGVVVLHPRGRSAGHEGAAATWLPATAPEPDQGEDVELTAIPYAVWANRGVGPMRVWLPVR from the coding sequence GTGGCCACCACGACCACTGCCTCGACCACCGCCCCCACCCGCGCGGTGACGACCGCCGGGCCGGCGCGTCCCACCCCGGGCGCCACGCCCCTGCAGCCCGTGGCCCCCGGCGCCGCGCGCATCACCGGCGGCTACTGGGCCGACCGCCAGCGCGCCAACCGCGACAACGCGATCCCCTCCGGCCGTGAGCGGCTGGAGAGCGCCGGCAACCTCACCAACCTGCGGATCGCGGCGGGCACCGCCCCCGAGGGCGCGCGGGTCACCGGTCCGATCTTCATGGACTCCGACGTCTACAAGTGGCTCGAGGCGGCGGCGTGGGAGCACGGGCGCGAGCCCAGCGAGCAGCTGCTCGGCTGGATCCGCGAGCTCACCGCCGTCGTGGCCGCCGCCCAGGCCGAGGACGGCTACCTCGACTCCGTGGTCCAGGAGCAGGACGGCTCGCTCATGAGGCGCGGCCGCTACGCGGAGCTGCCGTGGAGCCACGAGATGTACTGCGCGGGCCACCTGTTCCAGGCCGCCGTCGCCGTCGTCCGCGCCACGGGGGAGCGCGGCCTCCTCGACGTCGCCGTGAAGCTCGCCGACCACCTCGACGCCACCTTCGGGGACGGCGAGGGCCAGGTGCGTGACATAGACGGCCACCCGGTGGTCGAGATGGGCCTGGTGGAGCTCTTCCGCGAGACCGGCGAGCGGCGCTACCTGGAGCTGGCGCGGTGGATGGTCGAGGCGCGGGGCACCGGGATCATCGAGGGGCACGGCAAGGAGAGCACCTACTTCTCCGACCGGGTCCGGGTGCGCGAGGCCACCACGGTGGAGGGCCACGCGGTGCGCGCGGTCTACCTCACGGCCGGGGCTGCGGACGTGGCGGCGGAGACCGGGGACGCCGAGCTGCTCGCGGCCCTGGAGCGCCAGTTCGCCCACATGTGGGCCACGAAGACGTACATCACCGGCGGTCTCGGGTCGCGCTGGGACTGGGAGGCCTTCGGAGACCCGTACGAGCTGCCCAGCGACCGCGCCTACGCCGAGACCTGCGCGGCCATCGGCGGGGTCCAGTGGGCCTGGCGGATGCTCCTGGCCACGGGTGAGGCCCGGTACGCCGACGCCGCCGAGCGGATGCTCCACAACGGGTTCCCGGCGGGCGTCTCCCTGTCCGGCGACGAGTACTTCTACGTCAACCCGCTGCAGTTCCGGGACTCCTCGCACCCGTTCGAGAACCGCAGCCCCGCCCACGGCCGTCGCGGCTGGTTCGACTGCGCCTGCTGCCCGCCCAACATCATGCGGACGCTCTCCAGCCTCGACGGGTACCTCGCCACCACGGGCGCCGTCGACGGCACCGCGGGCGTCCAGCTGCACCTGTTCGCCCCGAGCTCGCTGACCGCGGAGGTCGACGGCGTGGGAGCTGTGCGCCTCGCCGTGGAGACGGGGTACCCGTGGGACGGCGGCGTCCGCGTGCGCGTGGAGGAGGTCGGCCAGGGCGAGCCCGCTGACGGCGCTGAGTGGACCCTGTCGGTCCGCGTCCCCGCGTGGGCCGCCGGCGCCACCGCCCGCGTCGGGGACGACGAGCTCGCCCCGCAGCCCGGCAGCTACCTGCGCGTGACCCGGGCCTGGGCCGCGGGCGACGTCCTCCAGCTCGACCTGCCGCTCGACGTGCGGCTCTCCCGCGCCGACCGCCGCGTGGACGACGCCCGCGGCGCCGTCGCCCTGGAGCGCGGTCCGCTCGTCTACGCCCTCGAGCAGGTCGACCAGCCCGACGGGGTCCTCGTGGACGACGTCGTGGTCGACGCGAGCGCGCCGGTGGGCGCGGAGCGCCGCGACGACCTCCTCGGCGGGGTCGTCGTCCTCCACCCCCGCGGGCGCTCGGCGGGCCACGAGGGGGCGGCCGCCACCTGGCTGCCCGCCACCGCCCCCGAGCCGGACCAGGGCGAGGACGTCGAGCTCACCGCCATCCCCTACGCGGTGTGGGCCAACCGCGGGGTGGGCCCCATGCGGGTCTGGCTGCCCGTGCGCTGA
- a CDS encoding LacI family DNA-binding transcriptional regulator: MTGRAVPRRAVPRIVDVAALAGVSPGTASKALNGTGQLRAGTVERVRRAADQLGFTPDGVGRALSSGRSFTVGLVTTDSFGRFTIPVLQGAEDALGAGDMAVLLCDTRDDALREKHLLRMLVSRRVDGIIVTGRRTDPRPPVDLGGAPPGAVPVVYAFQPSARAGDTSVVVDDAAGAADAARHLLDLGRRRVGHVTGWQEHHSARARAEAVAAELGDAAAGEPLFGAWSEQWGRQAVDVLLRRHADLDAVSCGSDQIARGVCDRLRELGRSVPEDVAVTGVDDWDVMALASRPPLTTVDLRLAEVGRRSAQLLLDAVDGREVPSRTVLPAQLVLRASTLGS; the protein is encoded by the coding sequence ATGACGGGCAGGGCCGTCCCGCGGCGAGCGGTGCCGCGCATCGTGGACGTCGCCGCGCTGGCCGGAGTCTCCCCCGGCACCGCGTCCAAGGCCCTCAACGGCACCGGGCAGCTGCGCGCGGGGACCGTGGAGCGGGTCCGCCGCGCCGCCGACCAGCTCGGCTTCACCCCCGACGGCGTGGGGAGGGCCCTGTCGTCGGGGCGCAGCTTCACCGTGGGCCTGGTCACCACCGACAGCTTCGGGCGGTTCACCATCCCCGTGCTCCAGGGCGCGGAGGACGCCCTCGGCGCCGGTGACATGGCCGTGCTCCTGTGCGACACCCGCGACGACGCGCTGCGCGAGAAGCACCTGCTGCGGATGCTCGTGAGCCGCCGGGTGGACGGGATCATCGTCACCGGCCGGCGCACCGACCCCCGCCCGCCCGTGGACCTGGGCGGCGCCCCGCCCGGGGCGGTGCCCGTGGTCTACGCCTTCCAGCCCTCGGCGCGCGCGGGCGACACCAGCGTGGTGGTCGACGACGCGGCCGGCGCCGCCGACGCCGCCCGGCACCTGCTCGACCTCGGCCGGCGGCGCGTGGGCCACGTCACCGGGTGGCAGGAGCACCACAGCGCGCGGGCCCGCGCCGAAGCGGTGGCGGCGGAGCTCGGAGACGCAGCCGCCGGCGAGCCGCTCTTCGGCGCCTGGAGCGAGCAGTGGGGGCGCCAGGCCGTGGACGTCCTGCTGCGCCGCCACGCCGACCTCGACGCCGTCAGCTGCGGCAGCGACCAGATCGCCCGCGGGGTCTGCGACCGGCTGCGCGAGCTCGGCCGCTCGGTGCCCGAGGACGTCGCCGTCACGGGCGTGGACGACTGGGACGTCATGGCGCTGGCCTCGCGCCCGCCCCTGACCACGGTGGACCTGCGCCTGGCCGAGGTGGGCCGGCGGTCCGCCCAGCTGCTGCTCGACGCCGTGGACGGCCGGGAGGTGCCGTCGCGCACCGTGCTGCCCGCCCAGCTGGTGCTGCGCGCCTCGACCCTGGGCAGCTGA
- a CDS encoding vitamin K epoxide reductase family protein, with protein MSTRSGVRPPAPRASSPSSRDDDGEDVRAAQGHLSADPVSPRRLGLLLTAGGAIGFLAAFTLTVERFKLAANPAYKPSCDVNPFISCGSVMSQPQAALFGFPNPLLGIAAFAIATTLGVLLLSGVGLPRWVRAGWQVGITLGLVFISWLITQSLYEIKALCPYCMVVWAVVIPMFWTTTADSLDRGVVPVPAGLRRAAATLAEYRLVAVVLSYLAVVVLVAQAFWSSWLALV; from the coding sequence ATGAGCACGCGCAGCGGTGTGCGGCCGCCCGCCCCCCGGGCGTCGTCACCGTCCTCCCGGGACGACGACGGCGAGGACGTCCGCGCTGCTCAGGGGCACCTCTCGGCGGACCCGGTCTCCCCGCGGCGCCTCGGGCTCCTGCTCACCGCCGGTGGGGCCATCGGCTTCCTCGCCGCCTTCACCCTGACCGTCGAGCGGTTCAAGCTGGCGGCGAACCCCGCCTACAAGCCCTCGTGCGACGTCAACCCCTTCATCTCCTGCGGGTCGGTGATGTCGCAGCCGCAGGCGGCGCTGTTCGGGTTCCCCAACCCGCTGCTCGGCATCGCCGCGTTCGCCATCGCCACCACCCTCGGGGTGCTGCTGCTGTCCGGCGTGGGCCTGCCCCGGTGGGTGCGGGCGGGCTGGCAGGTGGGCATCACGCTGGGGCTGGTCTTCATCAGCTGGCTGATCACGCAGAGCCTGTACGAGATCAAGGCCCTGTGCCCCTACTGCATGGTGGTGTGGGCGGTGGTCATCCCGATGTTCTGGACCACGACGGCGGACAGCCTGGACCGCGGGGTCGTCCCGGTGCCCGCGGGTCTGCGCCGCGCCGCCGCGACGCTGGCCGAGTACCGGCTCGTGGCCGTGGTGCTGAGCTACCTCGCCGTCGTCGTCCTCGTGGCGCAGGCCTTCTGGTCCAGCTGGCTGGCGCTGGTCTGA
- a CDS encoding DsbA family protein, with product MPDRPTTKDARRDAAREKARQMREAQARKQRRNRVLAISAAAVALVLVIGAVAFGISRAGGGEPAAAPAGVTSDGGIIVGSASAPHTVTLFEDYQCPVCKAYEPTVGPWLDQQAKAGTLKIEYRPISFLDQMSNGNRYSTRAANAAFCVVGQQGFDFFAYNTAMYQQQPEENGNGLTDNKLIGIAEQAGAKNVSSCIADGTYEGFVKQTTQAAMAQSGDGPKVKGTPTVFVDGKPLTGASGQGAPTQQEIATALGIAG from the coding sequence GTGCCCGACCGGCCCACCACCAAGGACGCCCGCCGCGACGCCGCGCGCGAGAAGGCCCGCCAGATGCGGGAGGCGCAGGCGCGCAAGCAGCGGCGCAACCGCGTGCTGGCCATCTCCGCCGCGGCCGTCGCGCTGGTGCTGGTCATCGGCGCGGTGGCCTTCGGGATCAGCCGCGCCGGCGGCGGAGAGCCGGCTGCCGCCCCGGCCGGGGTCACGTCCGACGGCGGCATCATCGTCGGGAGCGCCTCGGCGCCGCACACCGTGACGCTCTTCGAGGACTACCAGTGCCCGGTCTGCAAGGCGTACGAGCCGACCGTGGGGCCGTGGCTGGACCAGCAGGCCAAGGCCGGGACGCTCAAGATCGAGTACCGGCCGATCTCCTTCCTGGACCAGATGTCCAACGGCAACCGCTACTCCACACGCGCCGCCAACGCGGCCTTCTGCGTGGTGGGGCAGCAGGGCTTCGACTTCTTCGCCTACAACACGGCGATGTACCAGCAGCAGCCGGAGGAGAACGGCAACGGGCTGACCGACAACAAGCTCATCGGCATCGCCGAGCAGGCGGGGGCCAAGAACGTCTCCTCGTGCATCGCCGACGGCACCTACGAGGGCTTCGTCAAGCAGACCACGCAGGCGGCCATGGCCCAGAGCGGTGACGGCCCGAAGGTCAAGGGCACCCCCACGGTCTTCGTCGACGGCAAGCCCCTCACCGGCGCCAGCGGCCAGGGGGCCCCCACCCAGCAGGAGATCGCCACCGCCCTCGGGATCGCTGGCTGA
- a CDS encoding serine/threonine-protein kinase — translation MDARTSGLGARDGAGSRAPGPAAQGPATPSVIGRLGPYRLLQVIGGGGMGVVHLGLDPAGRAVAIKVLRPHVAADPSARSRLAREVDALQRVRSPRVAEVLDADPEADQPYVVTEFVPAPPLDVLVEREGPLGPAALGRLGLGLGDALAAIHHAGVVHRDLKPGNVLVADGDPVVIDFGIAQVADDVRLTSAGLVMGTPGYLAPEVLDGAAPTSSGDWWGWAATLAFAATGRPPFGTGPSEAVLSRVRRGVADLTGTPAPLVDLLRSALSPEPALRPAPRRLRQAVQGLLDPGAGTWPPVRTGSSAAPTAAVAAAPPAPAAPAAVASTVLPETSVMPESAPPLRGAPPEAAPVPWPEPPARGLAPAAPTEVVGARQPDSTRVLPSDASLDQTQVVPPPAVAPRDPGPGYDGAHRAVPGGPHRSPAVLHDDDAERAGARPLPTEAYEPPRGYERPEPAPPESPYAPIGEGAEPGRPATGAVLLLLLLVAAALGAVAPLVAAVAVACAVVLARTVDRAVAATVRRRYERGPRRTDGAVVALALPGQLVLAVLTSVPALLLPAAMAVSTAFLVGWAIAPQSTPVPGQALPLAAAVAVGTVTAWWGPGSRTVRRGSRTAVRGALPRRTGSLVAVAVLALVLLACVIVVVNSGGAPDWTPLTTAPPGLG, via the coding sequence GTGGACGCCAGGACCTCGGGGCTCGGCGCGCGCGACGGCGCCGGGTCCCGCGCGCCCGGCCCAGCGGCCCAGGGCCCGGCCACGCCGTCCGTCATCGGGCGGCTCGGGCCCTACCGCCTCCTGCAGGTGATCGGCGGCGGCGGCATGGGGGTGGTCCACCTCGGGCTCGACCCCGCCGGCCGCGCCGTCGCCATCAAGGTGCTGCGCCCGCACGTGGCGGCGGACCCCTCGGCCCGCAGCCGGCTGGCCCGCGAGGTCGACGCGCTCCAGCGGGTGCGCTCCCCGCGCGTCGCGGAGGTGCTCGACGCGGACCCGGAGGCCGACCAGCCCTACGTGGTCACCGAGTTCGTCCCCGCGCCGCCGCTCGACGTGCTCGTGGAGCGGGAGGGCCCGCTGGGGCCGGCAGCCCTCGGGCGCCTCGGCCTGGGCCTGGGGGACGCGCTCGCGGCCATCCACCACGCGGGCGTGGTGCACCGCGACCTCAAGCCGGGCAACGTCCTGGTGGCGGACGGGGACCCCGTGGTCATCGACTTCGGCATCGCCCAGGTCGCCGACGACGTCCGCCTGACCAGCGCCGGCCTCGTCATGGGGACCCCCGGCTACCTGGCCCCGGAGGTGCTCGACGGCGCCGCCCCGACCTCCTCCGGCGACTGGTGGGGCTGGGCGGCGACCCTCGCCTTCGCCGCGACGGGGCGACCGCCCTTCGGCACGGGGCCCTCCGAGGCGGTGCTCTCCCGGGTCCGGCGCGGCGTCGCCGACCTCACGGGGACCCCGGCGCCGCTGGTGGACCTCCTGCGGTCGGCCCTCTCGCCCGAGCCCGCCCTCCGGCCGGCCCCGCGCCGCCTGCGCCAGGCCGTGCAGGGGCTCCTGGACCCCGGGGCGGGCACCTGGCCGCCGGTGCGCACCGGCTCCAGCGCGGCGCCCACGGCGGCCGTCGCCGCCGCGCCGCCAGCCCCCGCCGCCCCCGCGGCGGTGGCGTCGACGGTGCTGCCCGAGACCAGCGTCATGCCGGAGTCCGCACCGCCGCTGCGGGGTGCCCCGCCGGAGGCGGCGCCCGTCCCGTGGCCCGAGCCCCCCGCCCGCGGGCTCGCGCCCGCCGCACCGACCGAGGTGGTGGGGGCGCGCCAGCCCGACAGCACGCGCGTGCTGCCGTCGGACGCCTCGCTCGACCAGACCCAGGTCGTCCCGCCGCCGGCCGTGGCGCCCCGCGACCCCGGTCCCGGGTACGACGGCGCCCACCGCGCGGTCCCGGGTGGACCGCACCGCTCCCCGGCCGTCCTCCACGACGACGACGCCGAGCGCGCGGGGGCCCGCCCGCTCCCGACCGAGGCCTACGAGCCGCCGCGGGGGTACGAGCGGCCGGAGCCCGCACCGCCGGAGTCCCCGTACGCGCCCATCGGGGAGGGCGCCGAGCCCGGGCGTCCGGCCACGGGGGCGGTGCTGCTCCTGCTGCTGCTCGTGGCCGCGGCCCTGGGCGCCGTCGCGCCGCTGGTGGCGGCCGTCGCGGTCGCCTGCGCCGTCGTCCTGGCGCGCACCGTGGACCGGGCCGTGGCGGCGACGGTCCGGCGCCGCTACGAGAGGGGCCCGCGCCGCACGGACGGGGCCGTGGTGGCCCTGGCCCTGCCCGGTCAGCTGGTGCTGGCCGTGCTGACCTCGGTCCCCGCGCTCCTGCTGCCCGCCGCGATGGCGGTGAGCACGGCCTTCCTGGTCGGCTGGGCCATCGCCCCGCAGAGCACCCCGGTGCCCGGGCAGGCGCTGCCGCTGGCGGCGGCGGTCGCGGTCGGGACGGTCACCGCCTGGTGGGGGCCGGGCAGCCGCACGGTGCGCCGCGGCTCGCGCACGGCGGTGCGCGGTGCGCTGCCGCGCCGCACGGGCAGCCTGGTGGCCGTCGCGGTGCTCGCGCTGGTGCTCCTGGCCTGCGTGATCGTGGTGGTGAACAGCGGCGGTGCGCCCGACTGGACCCCCCTCACCACCGCGCCGCCCGGACTCGGCTGA
- a CDS encoding alpha,alpha-trehalose-phosphate synthase (UDP-forming), translated as MPQGVGEYDFVVVANRLPVDRVVAEDGSTTWRTSPGGLVTALEPVMRRADGAWVGWSGDAGEAPEPFDGEDMRLVPVPLSEEEVATYYEGFSNDTLWPLYHDVIAVPTYHRAWWDAYVKVNRRFAEAAAGQAARGATVWVQDYQLQLVPAVLRELRPDLRIGFFNHIPFPPYELFAQMPWRRQVVEGLLGADLVGFQRQSDANNFLRVCRRLLGIDSRRHRLTVRDEEGAERLVHAAAFPISIDTPAFEELAARPAVQSRVTEVRFELGAPRKLLLGVDRLDYTKGIMHRLKAYGELLDDGAVDPEDTVLVQVATPSRERVDSYRQLRDEIELAVGRINGEHGSIGRAAVHYLHHNQPREEMSALYQAADVMLVTALRDGMNLVAKEYAASRLDERGVLVLSEFTGAADELSGALLVNPHDISGLKRAVAEALAMPDKEQTRRMRQLRRRVRLHDVTRWAEAFLSALETGHGSGSATPEAEQAAAGAP; from the coding sequence GTGCCGCAGGGCGTGGGCGAGTACGACTTCGTGGTGGTGGCCAACCGCCTCCCCGTCGACCGGGTGGTCGCCGAGGACGGCAGCACCACCTGGCGCACCTCCCCCGGCGGGCTGGTGACCGCGCTGGAGCCCGTGATGCGGCGCGCCGACGGCGCGTGGGTCGGGTGGAGCGGTGACGCGGGCGAGGCCCCGGAGCCCTTCGACGGCGAGGACATGCGGCTCGTGCCGGTCCCGCTGTCCGAGGAGGAGGTCGCGACCTACTACGAGGGCTTCTCCAACGACACCCTGTGGCCGCTCTACCACGACGTCATCGCCGTCCCCACCTACCACCGCGCCTGGTGGGACGCCTACGTGAAGGTCAACCGCCGGTTCGCCGAGGCCGCCGCCGGCCAGGCCGCCCGCGGGGCGACGGTGTGGGTCCAGGACTACCAGCTGCAGCTGGTGCCCGCGGTGCTGCGCGAGCTGCGCCCCGACCTGCGCATCGGCTTCTTCAACCACATCCCGTTCCCGCCCTACGAGCTCTTCGCGCAGATGCCGTGGCGCCGCCAGGTGGTCGAGGGTCTGCTCGGCGCCGACCTCGTGGGCTTCCAGCGCCAGTCGGACGCCAACAACTTCCTGCGGGTCTGCCGGCGGCTGCTCGGCATCGACAGCAGGCGCCACCGGCTCACCGTGCGCGACGAGGAGGGCGCCGAGCGGCTGGTCCACGCCGCGGCGTTCCCCATCTCCATCGACACGCCCGCCTTCGAGGAGCTGGCGGCCCGACCGGCGGTGCAGTCGCGGGTGACCGAGGTGCGCTTCGAGCTGGGGGCCCCGCGCAAGCTGCTGCTGGGCGTCGACCGGCTCGACTACACCAAGGGGATCATGCACCGCCTCAAGGCCTACGGGGAGCTCCTGGACGACGGCGCCGTGGACCCCGAGGACACGGTGCTGGTGCAGGTGGCGACCCCGAGCCGGGAGCGCGTGGACAGCTACCGGCAGCTGCGCGACGAGATCGAGCTCGCGGTGGGGCGCATCAACGGCGAGCACGGCTCCATCGGGCGCGCCGCGGTGCACTACCTCCACCACAACCAGCCCCGCGAGGAGATGTCCGCGCTCTACCAGGCCGCCGACGTGATGCTCGTGACGGCGCTGCGCGACGGCATGAACCTCGTGGCGAAGGAGTACGCGGCCTCGCGGCTGGACGAGCGCGGCGTGCTGGTGCTCAGCGAGTTCACCGGGGCCGCCGACGAGCTGAGCGGTGCGCTGCTGGTCAACCCGCACGACATCTCGGGCCTCAAGCGCGCGGTGGCGGAGGCCCTCGCCATGCCCGACAAGGAGCAGACGCGGCGCATGCGGCAGCTGCGCCGCCGGGTCCGCCTCCACGACGTGACGCGGTGGGCGGAGGCCTTCCTGTCAGCCCTGGAGACCGGGCACGGCTCCGGGTCGGCCACCCCCGAGGCCGAGCAGGCCGCGGCGGGTGCCCCGTGA
- the otsB gene encoding trehalose-phosphatase, with translation MSALPDGLREAVSGLAAAPAVLLAFDFDGVLAPIVEEPGSARALPASAEALAALAALDAADRVRVALVSGRAMDSLREVSGPPEGALLVASHGAEGDGVPSELDDDQRALLGRVVDAVHAVVEAHPGTSLELKPAGAVLHTRSADRRAAAEASRQVEEGPGSWEGVRSLRGKEVVELSVVEADKGSALTALRDRLAERSGARPAVLYAGDDVTDEDAFRALDRSAGDVGVKVGEGETAAEFRVGTPEDVSALLQHLVSVLRG, from the coding sequence GTGAGCGCGCTGCCGGACGGCCTGCGGGAGGCGGTGAGCGGCCTGGCCGCGGCACCGGCGGTGCTGCTGGCCTTCGACTTCGACGGGGTGCTCGCGCCGATCGTCGAGGAGCCCGGCTCCGCCCGGGCGCTGCCCGCCAGCGCCGAGGCGCTGGCGGCGCTGGCGGCGCTGGACGCCGCGGACCGCGTCCGCGTGGCGCTGGTCAGCGGTCGCGCGATGGACTCCCTGCGCGAGGTCAGCGGGCCCCCCGAGGGGGCGCTGCTGGTGGCGAGCCACGGCGCCGAGGGCGACGGCGTGCCCAGCGAGCTCGACGACGACCAGCGCGCGCTGCTGGGCCGCGTGGTGGACGCGGTCCACGCGGTGGTCGAGGCGCACCCGGGGACGTCCCTGGAGCTCAAGCCGGCCGGAGCCGTGCTGCACACGCGGTCGGCGGACCGCCGCGCCGCCGCCGAGGCGTCGCGGCAGGTCGAGGAGGGCCCCGGGTCCTGGGAGGGAGTGCGGTCCCTGCGCGGCAAGGAGGTCGTCGAGCTCAGCGTGGTGGAGGCCGACAAGGGCAGCGCGCTCACCGCCCTGCGCGACCGGCTCGCCGAGCGCTCCGGCGCACGGCCCGCGGTGCTCTACGCCGGTGACGACGTCACCGACGAGGACGCGTTCCGCGCCCTCGACCGCTCCGCCGGTGACGTCGGCGTCAAGGTGGGCGAGGGCGAGACGGCGGCGGAGTTCCGCGTGGGCACCCCCGAGGACGTCTCAGCCCTGCTCCAGCACCTTGTGAGCGTTCTCAGGGGCTGA